The DNA sequence aacaaaaaatgtgaaattcgtggtccctgtccccctggggcctgaggggtggggcaaaaaccatcaaaatgagtgtaattttaaaaaatcttcttctttactcctggacatcaagaagccacactgtgggcataattataatgagcattgagccctctaccaaaattgtgaaattcatggcccctggggcagaggttcttgtgttagggtggggctctattggtcatatagtgaaaatggcaaaaaccatcaaaatgagtgtaattttaaaaaaatcttcttctttactcctggacatcaagaagccacactgtgggcataattataatgagcattgagccctctaccaaaattgtgaaattcatggcccctggggcaggggttcttgtgttagggtggggctctattggtcatatagtgaaaatgtagaaattctttgaaaatcttctctgtctctgggtattaagtagacaaactaatagcatggtaatgatgagcaaggatgcctctttataccccccgcaacaagttgtggggggggggggtatactggaatcgagttgtccgtctgtccgtccgtccgtccgtctgtagacgcaatggtttctgggctctaaagcattatcctttccacctaccgtcaccatatcatatatatggactacccatgggatgaagatgttccctatcgattttggggtcaaaaggtcaaaggtcaagcacactggacatcgaagtagcaatatggtttccgggctctaaagtgttatcctttccacctacagtcaccatatcatacatatggactacccataggatgaagatgttccctattgattttagggtcaaaaggtcaaaggtcaagcgcactggacattgaagtagcaatatggtttccgggctctaaagcgttatcctttccacctacagtcaccatatcaaacatatggactacccatgggatgaagatgttcccaatcgattttggggtcaaaaggtcaaaggtcaagcgcactggacattgaagtagcaatatggtttccgggctctaaagtgttatcctttccacctacagtcaccatatcatatatatggactactaatgggatgaagatgatccctatcgattttggggtcaaaaggtcaaaggtcaagcgcactggacattgaagtagcaatatggtttccgggctctaaagcgttatcctttccacctacagtcaccatatcatatatatggactactaatgggatgaagatgatccctatcgattttggggtcaaaaggtcaaaggtcacgcgcactggacatcgaagtagcaatatggtttctgggctctaaagcgttatcctttccacctacagtcaccatatcatacatatggactacccatgggatgaagatgttccctatcgactttggggtcaaaaggtcaaaggtcatgcgcactggacatcgaagtagcaacactcagaaaagaggtagtttatacctattaccaacaccctttgggagattggggtaagcggggggtattcttagtgagcattgctcacagtacctcttgttaaaaattgtgaaattcatggcccctggatcaggggttctggtgctagggtggggctctataagtcatatagtgaaaatgcattatttctttgaaaatcttcttctctgtccttgggtattaagtagacaaaccaatagcatgattatgatgagcaaggatgcctctttcaaaattgtgaaatttatggcccctgggtcaggggttctggtattagggtggggccctattgatcatatagtgaaaatgcattttatttctttgaaaatcttctcctctgctgctgggtattaagtagacaaactaatagtatgataatgatgattaaggatgcttctttcaaaactgaaatttaatgGCCCCTgtgtcaggggttctggtgcaaaggcggggctgaccacatagctattcaatgtttcttccatccaaaagtaaaattcttatatttaaacacaaacctaattcaaacattggaaggttgttacatgatactcaggtgacctataaggcccctgggcctcttgtttatttcaaatttactgaaagatctttagaattttttagaggTTAATAAAAAAGATGAATTCCAGTCAATAGGAAAATTACCATCATCTCTTATTTTGTTGAATAGTTTAACTAACGGTAACACAAATGTAAATGATCCATATTTCAGAAATTCATCACATATAATGTACATTGGAGcatttctttcagatttctTTAAATAACCATTACCTTGACGTAATTGGTGCTTTCATTAATGTATCATTATATGGTTTGTAGGAAGAATCAAAATGGTTTGCTCATATTTAAATAGAAGgttttgaaaacatttccaTTGAATTTGGATTATTCGTGCGTGACCTCTCTTTACGAATAAGAAAGTGAAGATTGgtcatttgtttattttacgttctgtcgagaatttttcagcaGCTGTTggcgaagtaccacaaatttagatttaTGTTTATCGCTCAGGGTCGTAGGAGTGAGGGTTCTATAACATATCAACTGTCTGCCACGACACAGACCCCCATTTTTAaactgaaagacccgtgattcttacttctaaatgccgGGAGTTTGACGAAAGATACATCGCTACCTACGTCTCAAGTTTGACACTGCCAAACCACTAGCGGGGCGCAAAATAATAGTGATCAAATTCATAAATGCTCTGCCAAATACATGAttagagtaggacaaacacggacccctggacacaccagacgtgcctaggaagagtgagaatcccctgtcgatcgatcACACCGGCCATAAACCTTGTATCTTCATCAGAGAAACGAAGTAATTTGTAGTGAAAATaggtatgtaaagaacgaccgaataattggtatgaagcacgtGTCACATAGAATTCAACCTAATGATTGGTTGTATTTGCACATtacatcattataacgaccatagaatttgctgaCTTTtaacgaggctgttgaaaccccaggAACATCAACTTTATATCGTTCTTTTCCAACAACACTCTACTAATTTAGAAACTTTCTctatgcaaagtgaagataacgaacagtctaTCTCTCTCCTTCTCTCTCTTTCGATGCTGTTATATGATTGAAGCAATATCGTTGTTAGCTTAAAATTCTAAATAAGATTTTCGGATCTTTACGGTAAAACCCACTCATGGCTATGAAGTATGAACTCAGATTGACAAATCTATTCATAGCTGTTTAGAGTTACTAGTAATTTACCAAACTGTTTAGCCTTGATGACAAGGATTTTATGAATAGTTACAATCTGCATTGTGTGGCTCCATACATTCATTTCCAGTGGAAGGTGAGGGAGGTCGGTACAGTTTGAATTGAAGTGAATCTAACCAATATAAggatgtgtatgtgtgtacattGTACCCTTTCGTTCGGATGATTTTCTATATTAGTGTTGTAACCCCGTCATGATTAAGTAAATCTGAATCTTGCTTTGGCACtgattgttcttgagaagacgactTTCCGTCTATATATTCattatacaaaacattaaacatttTCGTTCAAGTGAGCTCAAGTTGAAACATCCCCAAAAGATGACTTTAGTTGCAAGGAAAGCGCCACAGGTTGCCGACCTTCTGCGATATGACATCAACATGAAGCAAAAGGGCACATTGACCTACCTATGATATTTGTCTTAAACAAAAGCTAAGTACAAAATCAAGTGAGAGATAATTCTATACATAGATGGATTAGAAGTATCCGCTATATGTGTAAAATCAGAAGATGCAAATGAAACAAGATGGCTCCTATGATTGTTTATGATTTACGCTTCTCGCATAATTCACCATTGcagtaaaagaaatatattcacTTCAACACGAAAGACTTGAAAACAGTTCAGTGAAACAATAAACAGGTCGAATCAAAACATGGTCCtttaatcaacaaaacataCAACACAACATTTACTCTTACAAAAACCAATTGTGGCATTCACTGATGTTTACCATGTTCGTGTTTATCGTGTTTATAGACGAGAACTGGCACGTGAGAGTGATGAACCAAATAATCACTGACGCTGCCCATCAAGGTCCGTCTCAATGTTCCCAGACCACGTGACCCCGTGACGATCAGGTCTGCTTTCTTCTCATTGGCTTTGTTGATGATCCCATGACCCGGACTACCACCTTGTATGCGAACTACTTCTCCAGTCATCTagaatatcacaagaataagtcagaattttttttaattttaattgttaaacaaatattaaacaCGACTGTAAGGGTTAAAAATTGAAAGTTGTTACACAACCATGTTTACCACCTGTTGGATGATGGATGTGAAAATTATAAGCATAAAGGCTTTTCAATTTGCATATAACAGACATCAAAATACATGTTGCATCATCATGCAAGAATGATGAATGCTCAAAATATAGGGCCTCAGCATTAAGTAACTTTAAAATAAACTATTACAACAATATAATACCAAAAACAAGATTGCTAGACGTAGCCATATGTCCCCTGCCACCGCAAAAGAAGTTGAAGCGCAAAATTCCATAACTCTTGtgaaatttgtcgaatcaaaatcaCGATATAATATTATCACCAACGTATgttgactaacaatcctacaaaatttgaacaaaatccgttgagtgGTTTCTGATGAGTTGCGTCCATAAACTGTTCctatatagtgtagcatgtacaaattcaacaaagtccaataagttctgtaaaatttgtcaaatcaaaacggCGTAATATGATCAAcgacatatggtgactaacagtCCTaccaaatttgaacaaaattcgTTAATGGTTTCCGAGGAGATGCGTCCACAAAGCCAAGTGTAaaggacggacggacaaacagaCACCGGTGTTTCTATATCCCCTTCCGTGTTgcggcggggggggggggggggtaataatgCCATATCACAATATTGACAACAATTTAAAAGATGTCTTAATTTCGATTGGGTACTCGTATGGAGCTCAGATGTCTTCATTTATCTTTTATCTTGATAAACTTTTTCTTACAATGGTAGAACAATGCGAAACTGGTGCCAAAAATGTTAATAGAGACTCGTACATCTTTCTGGCTGATGAAATATTTCGTATCTTCACTTACTGATCTAGAGCTCTGAATATCAAAGAAATTGCAGTGGAGAATgctttgatgttattgatgaaAAACAACTCACATTATGGGATTCCAATACTTTGTTCAATTGTTCGATAAGAGCTTGAATTCGTTGTTCTTCCTCCTTTATGGTTCTCTCTACTACTGTGGGGTCTGCCTGTGACAACGAAACCactgaaaaatatgaatttataaCACCATAactacattttcaattttgtaaactttactaTGCATTTGCTACTTTTGGTATCAAAATAAAAGTTCTGCAAACATCCATATTTCTTTCCATTGCGGGTTTACTTTTTCTCACTGAGGTCAAAGAATACAATCCTTGCGAGACTTTAagtgtaataatttttttaaatgcattcatACTGTCAAATGTACATTACACCACCGCGTCATAAAACATACAAAGCACAGTGTAAGTCATGAAGAAGCGCTTGTACAGAAACATTTAGATTCAGTACACAATTATGATAATGCATATTCACCATAGACAGTTATAGTACTATATATTGACCATCAGGTATAATAATATTGACCAGCAGATAAAGTTATAGACCTGATTATTGCCCAATAAATACGATACTGTATATTGCCCAAAA is a window from the Ostrea edulis chromosome 5, xbOstEdul1.1, whole genome shotgun sequence genome containing:
- the LOC125648839 gene encoding stress response protein NhaX-like, whose product is MSESRILIAVDGSENSAMALKYYAENIHRSRNYVILAHCAEYLNVNFGMVSLSQADPTVVERTIKEEEQRIQALIEQLNKVLESHNMTGEVVRIQGGSPGHGIINKANEKKADLIVTGSRGLGTLRRTLMGSVSDYLVHHSHVPVLVYKHDKHEHGKHQ